Part of the Imperialibacter roseus genome, ACACCCATCATCACAAGCAAAGGGTTTTCAAGAAAGACCCGATAATCGAGGAGCATACCAAGTGATATAAAAAAGAAGCTGATAAAGACGTACCTGAACGGTAAAAAGCAGCTGATGGCCAGTTTGTTGTAGTCAGTTTCAGCCACAATCAATCCTGCTATAAACGCACCCAGTGCCAGCGAAAGCCCTAGGTAGGAAGTGATCGTGGTTATCATGCAAACAATAAAAATGGTAGCGATCAGAAAAACCTCCTGGCTTTTCGTTTTCATCACCGTAGCCAGAAACGGTGGTATCAGGTATCGGGCAGCCAGCACAGCCCCGGCTAAAAGCGCCCCAAGTTTCAGTACCAGGATGGCTATGTCCATGACCCAATCGCTACTCTGCCCCGACAGGATAGGAACCAAAAGCATCATGGGAACGATGGCAATGTCTTGAAACAACAGAATGGCAAGGATCAGCTTGCCGTGGCTCGTTGGAATTTCTATTCTGTCCTGAAGCTGTTTGATCACTATGGCAGTGCTGCTGCAAGTGACAATAAACCCCAGAAATACTGCCTGGTTCCATGAAACACCGAATAGCTTCGAAAGAAGCGTTGAAAGCAGAATTGTGAATATCACTTGAAGCGTGCCTCCCACCAGTACGTATTTCTTAATTTTCAGGAGGTTCTTGATTGAAAACTCAAGCCCTACCGAAAATAGAAGCAGAATAACACCAATCTCCGCAAACACCTCCACCTCGGTGGCCCCATTTAATATGCCGAACGTGGTGGGGCTCACAATGATGCCTGTCAGCAAAAAACCAACGAGATAAGGGATTTTAAAATAATTACATGCAAGTACAACCAGGATAGTAATACCGAAAATTATACCTATAGTAAGTAAAATAGGAAGATGCATAGGGGAACTGGATTGGTGGTATGCTTTTGTCTAAAATTTCATGAAATTTCCAACAATAGCAAAAATTCAATCGCAGAAGTAGTAATTTGAAAGGCTCACGCCGGAGAATTGAATATAAAGGGCAACACTCAGCAAAGAAGGCCTTGCCGGAGCGGGAGTGAAGTGGTGCCCATAGGGCCGACGATAGTAGAAGTGCAGAAGATTGAGAAAAAACAAAAAATGCTTTCAAATAGCTTTGTGTGCGCACACATTTTTTATACCTTGCAACAGATTTGGAAACAAACGACACCAAGATGACAACAAAAACCGCCAAGGGATACGACTTCGTCGCTGTGCCTGACATCAGAACAGTAGATAAAAAGGAACTGACACGTTTTGAGAGGATTCCCACAGAGATTTTGCCTACCAGTCAGCTGGCATCGCTGACCGTGGCCAGGGAAATTGCTGAGCTGATTAAGTCCAAAGCTGCCAAAGGAGAAAAGTGTGTGCTGGGACTTGCCACAGGTTCCACACCAACGCAGGTGTATAACCAGTTGGTAAGAATGCATAAGGAAGAGGGGCTCAGCTTCAAAAATGTGATCACATTCAACCTGGATGAGTACTTTCCTATGCAACCAAATGAGTTGCAGAGCTATGTGCGGTTCATGAAGGAGTACCTGTTTGACCATGTAGACATCGACATGGCTAACGTAAATATTCCTGATGGCACTGTGGCCAAGGAAGATGTTTACGAATACTGCCGGAACTATGAGGCGAAAATCGACAGCGTAGGCGGTATTGACCTACAGCTTTTGGGCATCGGCCGCACCGGTCACATCGGTTTCAACGAGCCAGGTTCTTCAATAACCTCTCCAACAAGAATGATCACCCTCGACCACATCACAAGGGTGGATGCCGCAAGTGACTTTTTTGCACAGGAGAACGTCCCACGCCATGCCATTACCATGGGCGTCGGCACTATTATGAAAGCCAAGAAGATCATTCTGATGGCCTGGGGCGAAGGGAAAGCCAAAGTTATAGCAAGAACAATTGAGGGCGAAGTTTCGGAGCAGGTACCTGCTACTTACCTCCAGCGTCATTCAAACACCCAATTTTATCTCGACATTTCTGCTTCAGCAGAGCTCACAAGAGTGAAAACCCCATGGCTGGTGGGTGAGGTTACCTGGGATGATTACTTATCGAAGAAGGCTATTATCTGGCTTTGCCAGAAGATGGAAAAGCCTGTCCTCAAGCTCACCGACAGAGATTATGCAGAACATGGCATGAGCGATTTGGTCACGGAGCATGGCCCCGCCTACCAGATCAACATCAGGTTGTTCAACGAGCTGCAGCACACTATCACAGGTTGGCCTGGCGGAAAGCCTAATGCCGACGATACACACAGACCAGAAAGGGCAATGCCTGCAACAAAACGTGCGATCATCTTCAGTCCACACCCCGACGACGATGTAATCAGCATGGGAGGTACGTTTATAAGGCTGGTCGATCAGGGGCATGAGGTTCATGTAGCTTACCAGACATCTGGTAATATTGCCGTGTTCGACGATGATGTGATCCGTTTTGCTGACTTTTTCCGTGACTTGAGAAAAGAATTCAACTATTCCAATCCTCAGGAAACAGATCTCTATAAAGGAGTGAAGGAAGCTTTGAAAAAGAAAAAGCCAGGAGAGGTAGACACACCAGAAGTGATGAAGATCAAAGCCTTGATCAGGCGTTCAGAGGCCAAAGCGGGTGCCAGGTATGTCGGCATTCCTGATGAGCAAATGCACTTTCTGGACATGCCGTTCTATGAAACTGGCAAGGTGAGAAAGAAGCCTATTGGCGAGGATGATATTAAGCTCATCATGGATCTGCTTGACAAGGTGAAGCCTCACCAAATCTATGCCGCTGGTGACTTGTCGGATCCGCACGGTACGCACAGGGTATGTCTTGACGCCATTCTCCAGGCTGTTGACAGAATGAAAGGTGAGAAGTGGATGGATGACTGCAGGGTTTGGCTCTACAGAGGTGCATGGCAGGAATGGGAGATTGAGAACATCGACATGGCTGTGCCAATTAGCCCTGACGAACTCATGAGGAAACGAAAGGCCATCTTCAAACACCAGTCGCAGAAGGACGCTGCTGTGTTCCCTGGCAACGACGCCAGAGAGTTCTGGCAGCGGGCTGAAGACCGAAACCACGACACCGCAAGGATTTACGATTTACTTGGCCTGGCTGAGTACGAAGCCATTGAAGCTTTTAGAAGATATTATTTTTAACAAAAAGGGGGCGCTAAGCCCCTTTATTTTTTATGGAAAAGAAGCCAATTAAGATTGCAGTCGCCCAATTTCAACCTAAGGATGGCGACAAAGCTTACAATCTCTCAGTCATTGACAAGCTCGCCAAAGCAGCCAGCGACAGGGGTGCTGACGTCATCAGCTTTCATGAAATGTCGGTGACAGCCTACACGTTTTTCAAGAACCTTTCAAAGGATGAGGTATTTGGCCTGGCTGAGGCAGTTCCAAATGGCCCAAGCTGTCAGCAGTTGATAAACATTTCCAGAAAACACAACATAGCAGTGTTGGCTGGCCTTGTGGAACTTGACGGGGACAAAGTATATAACACCTATGTGTGTGCAACAAAAGATGGTGTGATAGCTAAGTTTCGTAAGCTTCATCCATTTATTAGTGAATACCTGAGTCCCGGCAACGAGTATGTTGTTTTCGACCTGCTGGGTTGGAAGTGTGGTATCCTGATTTGCTACGATAACAATGTAGTGGAAAATGTGAGGGCCACCGCACTATTGGGTGCCGAGGTTATTTTTGCACCACACGTAACCATGTGTACGCCGTCTGCCATGCCGGGCAGAGGTTATGTCGACGATGCTCTCTGGCAAAAAAGAGACGTCGACCCCGTGCCACTTCGCATGGAGTTTGATGGCCCGAAAGGAAGGGCCTGGCTACTCCGCTGGCTACCAGCAAGGGCCTATGACAATGGTGTGTACTACGTCTTCACAAACCCTATCGGCTATGACGGGGAGCATCTGAAAAATGGCAATTCCCTTATCCTTGACCCGTATGGGGATGTTTTAACTGAAATCAAGTGCTTTGAAGATGAAATAAGCCTGGCGACCATAACACCGGAAAAGCTTACACTGGCAGGTGGCTATCGTTACAGAAAGGCGAGGAGACCTTCACTCTATAAAGATATTATCGGCAAAGAGCATGAATCAAGTACTCAGCCCACCTGGTTGAAATCATAGCCATTGTTGACGATCAACCGTCTTTTTAATTGCTTGCCAGCATAATTTCCCTGTAAGGGCCCCACTTTAAAGGGTCTTCTTTCTGCTGTTTTCTTTTGAGAATAACCAGCCTATCGCAGGTAAAAGATTTTTGGAAACGCAGGGTCTTGATATCATCCCAGGCTTTCTCAAACAAATCGAGGGGAATAGTTCGCCCGAGGGTAATGTGCGGATCGTAGCTATGCTTTCGTAGCCTAAAGAAGTTAGCCAGCCACTTTTGAAGGTAAACGATGCTGTCCTTTCTCTCTATGTTCACGTACAGCGTTCTACTTTTTTGCCCGTGAGAGTAGTAGTCAAAACCATTAACATCTACCTGAAAGGAGGGCATCCAACTAATATTCATCAGTTCCAGCATGTGGTCCATTTGATCAGTGCTGGAAATGTTAAAAAGAGAAATGTGCGGCGTAGAATGATGCCCTGCATATCGGCTGCCGATGGCATTAAAAACACGGTCTTTTAAAGCCACAACATCTTTTTCTATCTCTTTTAAATGGATCAAAAACAAATATTCGAACACCTGCTGACTTCTCTGGGCTGGAAACAAGGAAGAACTTTCGCTCATCTGGATCAAATTTTAGTCTTGGTTTTCATATTAGTAAAAAGAAACGATTTAATTCGCCATAAGTTTACAGATCATAGTTTTTCGAACACAATTGGATGCAGTACCTCGTAGGTTTAGACATTGGCACTACCAGCACAAAGGCAGTGGCATTTGGCATTGATGGCAGGCAACTCAAAGTAGTCAATAATAATTACCCTCTTATTTCTCCGCAGGAAGGTTGGTTTGAACAAAACCCGGGACAAATTGTCAATGCGTCGGAGGCTGCGCTGAACACGCTTGTTGAACAGTTAGGTGAAAAGCCGCTGGCTGTAAGCATCTCGTCGGCCATGCACGGGCTGATGCTGATAGGCAGAAATGGAGAACCTATAACGAACCTGATTATTTGGGCGGACAATCGAAGCGACAAAGAAGCCAGACAACTAAAAGCCAGTAAAGAAGGGGCTGCCATCTATTTTGCGTCAGGTACACCCATTCACCCCATGTCGCCGCTTTGCAAATTGCTCTGGTTACAAAAAAATCGACCAGACCTGATGCAGCGGGCAGAGAAATTCGTTTCGATCAAAGAATACATTATCCATAGATGGACAGGGGAGTACCTGTTGGATCAGTCGCTGGCTTCAGCCACCGGGTTGTACAATAACGAGTCGACAAAATGGAATGACCTGGCGTTGCAGGTGGCCGGAATAAGGGAGGGGCAGTTGCCTGAGGTGGTACCAACAACGACGATTCTCCCGAAGCTCAAAGCTGGCGTCGCTCAGCAGCTTGGTGTTGAAGCGGATACTCCGGTGGTTATCGGGGCCAGTGATGGCTGCCTGGCCAACCTGGGATCAGGAGTGCTTGATGCAACTACCGCCTCGCTCACCATCGGCACCAGCAGCGCCTACCGCAAGACTATAGACAAATTTGTCAGAGATGAAAAGCAAAGTGTATTCAACTACATCCTCACAAGTGACTTGTACGTTGTTGGCGGGCCATCTAACAATGGTGGAGTGGTGGCCCAGTGGTTCGAAAAGGAATTTGGCGATGGAGAGTTTGACGAACAGGCGCTGCGATCTGTAAGGCCCGGCAGTGACGGTTTGATTTTTCTCCCTTACCTGCTGGGTGAAAGAGCGCCGATTTGGGATCCGGAGTCAAAGGGTGTGTTTTTCGGCGTACAGATGAACCACACGAAAAATCATTTTTATAAGGCCGTGTGGGAAGGAGTTTTCCAGGCAGCCCATCATATTGCGGAAACTGTTGACCAGGTAACCGGAGAGGTAGAAAAAGTGGTAGTCAGTGGCGGCTTTGCCAAGTCAGATTACCTGATTCAAACCCTTTCCAATGTGCTTCAGAAGCCTTGTTGGCTGTGCAATTCTGCTGAAAGTTCGGCATTTGGAGCGGCTATTCTTGGCATGCATGCCATTGGTGAACTGAACGATTTGAAAGATGCGTCGAAGCTGGTGCATTTCGAAAAGGAGTTTTTGCCCGACCCGGCGGAGGCAGAGGTGTACAGGGATGGCCTGGAAAAATCGAAGAGAATCTACGGCAGACTTAAAGATGAGTTCAACTAAAGTGCCAATGGGCCGCTCACAAACGGTACTTTAGTAGCCTTTGGTATACTTCCTGAATGGGTAAGCCCACCACATTGAAATAGGAACCTTCTATGCCTGTGATGCCAATCATGCCAATCCACTCCTGGATGCCATAGGCACCTGCCTTGTCGAACGGTTTGTAGTTACTGATATAATAATCAATTTCTCCATTGGTTAACCCTTTGAAAGTTACCCGGGTTGATACCGAAAAGGCGTCAGTCCCGTCTGGTGCTGCAATGCAGACACCGGTAATTACATCATGTGACCTGCCCGATAGCCTTGTAAGCATTTCAAAAGCCTCTTTCTCGTCGGCTGGTTTTTCCAAAAGCTGGTTATCCAGCACAACTGTCGTATCGGCTGTGACAATGATGGCATTGGAAAGCTTTTTGCAATAAAAGGCACTTTTTTTCCTGGCCAGGTATTCACCCACGCCCGTTTTTTCCAAGGCGGCTGGGTAGCTTTCATCCACCTGCTCGGTGTAGACTTCAAAATTAAAGCCGGCTTCTCTCAGCAGCTGTTGCCTCCTGGGGGAGTTAGAGGCTAGAATCAAAGGGTGACGTAAATTCATCTTCTAGAATAGATCCAAACAGAAAACCGCAAATGACTTTGGGGTAAAAATAAGTAGACTTTTGAGGGAGGGTATACCCACTCAAACACACTTCTTTGATTGTTTCGATAGATATGTCTTTGGTAATCACCGCAAACTGTGCCTCTCCGCTCAATACACTTGAATGACATTCAGTGAAATTTCGTTCGAACGATATCTTTTCGGATCTCGTTTGGTCTTTGCCGGCAATGCCCAGTATCTTTTCGAAAATAAAATAGTGCATCACGGTCAAATCAAGCTCTTTGATTTTATCAGGAAAGTTCCAGTCAATGAGGTCGATGCATTCTGGCTTGAGTCGTATTTTGTAGGCCTCGTCACCCATAAGTAAACCAAAAGCCCATTGCTTACCGAGAATGATCTCATTGACATCGGAGGCATTTTCCACCAGTTTAATAATAAAATAAGCAGCCAGCTTTTCGAGAAGTTGGGCCGGGGCAAAGTCGGAGATGTTTTTCACCAGGCGATGGGTAGGCAAAATTCTTAAATCGTGTGCCTCCGTGTTGGTGAAGTACATCATATGGTAATTGAAGGCTTCTTTGCCAGTGGCCGTCGGCTCTTTGGCCAGTTGCATTTTTTTGTACCTCAACGATCCCTCATACCGGTGGTGTCCGTCCGCCAGTATTATCTGCTTGTCTCGCATGATTGATACGATCTTTCGAATCGATGCCGCATCATTCACCACCCCGAGCACATCCCGCACTCCCTGATAGTCTTCCGCTTCATAAATTGGCTGCTGGATGCCAGCATCCAGCATCGCCTCTATCTGGAAGTCGGAGTCGGTATACAACCCGTGCGTGGGGCTCACGTTGAGTTTCGTTTCTTCGAGAATGGCCACCCTGTCGTCAACCGAATGCGGCATCGTGCTTTCGTGTCGCATCAGCACTTTGTCCGACCAGTCGTAAGCCCGGATAAAGGCAACAAAGCCTTTGCGGCAGTATTCTTTGGTGTCGCCAGGCAGGGTAAAATACTGGAAGTAACTATAAATGCCCGGCACCATGTCCTGAACAATTACTTTTTCGTCCTTCCACTGCTGGAGAGTTTGCCCTGCTTTCCAGGCGGCGTTCTCTCCCTGGGGCACCGACAAATGGATGCTATTGTGTGGATTTTGGTACAACCTGGCTCTTTGCTTCTCAGAAACAACGTCGAAAAGGGGGGAAGTTAGTTCGTCAATTTGTTTTCGCAGCTTGTAGTTGTATCTCCAGGCTTTAAAGGGTCTTATCTCTGCCATTCCTTTCTGCTACAGTTTTGCTCTTCGTTTCCACCGGCTCAACTTTGCATCCGACGGGGAACTGGATGTTTTTTCCATGGTACCGGTTTGATTGACAGCTATTTGCTTTACTCCCAGGAGGGCTGCTATCTGCGCTTCCTCTTCTGTTAGGCCAACATCCAGCGACGCCGGAGTGAAGTATTTCTCAACAAACCTGGTATCGAAATTTCCCGATGCAAAGGCCTCATGCTGAAGAACAAAACTGCAGAATGGCAGTGTCGTTTTTATGCCTGATATTTTGTACTCGTGTATGGCCCTGAGCATTCTCCCGATGGCAAGTTCTCTTGTTTCGGCATGCACGGTCAGCTTGGCAATCATTGGGTCATAATATATAGGTATATCCATGCCTTCTTCAAAGCCATCGTCCACCCGCACACCAAGTCCCTGTGGGCGCACATAGGTAACCAGCTTTCCAATGTCAGGCAAGAAGCTATTGGCCGGGTCTTCTGCGTATACCCTCACTTCCAGTGAGTGGCCGTGTATTTTTAAATCCTCTTGTTTAATTTCCAGCGGCTTGCCTTCAGCAATCAATATTTGCTGCCGAACAAGGTCTATTCCTGTAATCTGCTCGGTGACCGGATGCTCTACCTGCAAGCGGGTGTTCATTTCAAGGAAGAAGAAATCCAGATTTTCATCTACTATGAATTCGACGGTTCCAGCGCCATAATAGTCGCATGCTTTGGCCACTCTCACTGCTGCTTCACCGATAGCCTTTCTTTTCTGTTCACCATAAATGGAAGAAGGTGCTTCCTCAATAACCTTTTGATGCCGCCGCTGAATACTGCATTCCCTTTCAAATAGATGGATGATGTTGCCATGCTGGTCGCCCAGCACCTGCACCTCTATGTGTCGTGGCGATGTAATGTATTTTTCAATAAAAACTGCACCGTCTCCAAAAGCTGATTCTGCTTCGCTGATGGCCCTTTGCATTTGTTCTTCAAATTCACTCTCCTCGTTCACAATCCTCATTCCCTTGCCGCCGCCGCCTGCACTTGCTTTAATAAGTATTGGGTAGCCCACTTCGGCAGCCTGCTTTTTGGCTTTAGCTATATCTGTGATCGCAGTCTGGATACCCGGCACCATGGGTATGTCGTAGTGAGAAACAGCCTCCTTGGCCGCCAGCTTGCTACCCATCACCTCAATAGAAGCAGGAGAGGGGCCAATGAAGATAAGTCCGGCCTTCGCTACTTTCGCAGCAAAGGCAGCGTTCTCGGAGAGAAAACCATATCCGGGGTGAATGGCGTCAGCCCCGGCTTGTTTTGCCACGTCAATGATGGCGTCCATCCGAAGGTAGGATTCTTTGGATGGCGGTGGCCCAACACAGAAAGCTTCATCGGCATAGCGAACATGCAAGGCCTTCCGATCAGCTTCGCTGTATATCGCAACAGTCTTTATCCCCATTTCCCGGGCTGTCCGCATCACTCGCAGGGCTATTTCGCCTCTGTTGGCAATTAATATCTTCTTAATGTTGGGCATTGATGTTGTTTTGACAGTCAGTGAGCACAATGCTACTTATTTCAATTATAAATTCTAAACTCCCCATGTATTATTTAAAGTTGGTTTGATATGCCGAATTATTCCTATTAGATTTGTGTGTTTTTTGAAAAACTTGCACAGATAACGCTAAATTAATAAATGGATCTTTTTGAGAAACTTCTTCAGGACAAGGGACCACTAGGTCGTCATAAGTTCATCGATGATAATTACTACATGTTCCCCAAACTTGAAGGGGAAATCGCTCCAAGAATGATGTTCAAAGGCCAGGAAGTACTTACCTGGAGTCTCAACAACTACCTTGGCCTGGCCAATCACCCGGAGGTGAGAAAAGTGGATGCTGAGGCAGCTGCTAATTGGGGACTTGGTTATCCAATGGGTGCGAGAATGATGACCGGCAATTCAAACTACCATGAGCAACTTGAGAAAGAATTGGCCAAGTTTGAAGAAAAGGATGATGTGATGCTGCTGAACTACGGTTACCAGGGAATCATGTCTGTAATAGATGCTCTTGTTGATAGAAAAGATGTTATCGTATACGATGCAGAATCACATGCCTGTATCATAGATGGTCTTCGCTTGCATATTGGTAAGCGTTTTGTGTATCCACACAACGACATGGTCAGTCTTGAGAAGCAACTGCAAAGAGCTACGAAGCTTACTGAAGAATCTGGTGGTGGTATCCTTGTCATTACAGAAGGTGTTTTCGGAATGAGTGGCAACCAGGGTAACCTGAAAGGTATTGCAGCACTCAAGAGTAAATACAACTTCAAGCTTCTTGTGGATGATGCACATGGTTTTGGTACTATGGGCAAAACGGGTGCTGGCACAGGAGAGGAGCAGGGAGTTCAGGATCAAATCGACCTTTACTTTTCTACCTTCGCCAAATCTATGGCGAGCATCGGTGCTTTTGTGGCTGGTGAAGCAGAAATTATCGACTTCCTTCGTTACAATACAAGGTCTCAAATTTATGCCAAGTCTATCCCAATGCCTTTGATCATTGGCGGGCTTAAGAGACTGGAAATACTAAGAACTCAACCTCAGCACAAGGATAACTTGTGGAAGATTGTTCGTGCTGTACAAGACGGCTTCCGGGCTAAAGGCTTTAATATTGGAACTACTACCTCGCCGGTCACGCCGGTGTTGCTAAAAGGTGATCTTTATGAGGCAGCAAACCTTGTAAGAGACCTTCGAACTAATCACGGTATTTTCTGCTCGATGATTGTTTATCCGGTGGTTCCCAAAGGAGTGATTATGCTCCGAATTATCCCAACTGCTGTGCATACCCTGGAAGACGTTAAGGTGACCATTGCCGCCTTTGAAAAAGTTAAAGGCAAATTAGATGAAGGAATCTATGCAAAAGCAGGGTCAAAAGGTGCTACAGTTGGATAGTTTTCCACAAATTAGCACTCGGGATATGCATTTTTAAACAATTTATTTATATTGCTCAACCTTTTTAATTCATCAATAACCTAAAATTCTTACATATGAAAAGATTTGACCAAATCAGAGATTTAGTTATGTCACTTGAAGGAGACTTCGTGAAATTTTATGACAAAGAAAACCAAGCTGCAGGTACGAGAGTACGTAAAGGCATGCAAGAGCTGAAGAACTTAGCTCAAGAAATTAGAATTGAGGTTCAGAACAAGAAAAACGGTTAATTAGTTATATAACCTGCTTACTTATAAAGGAATCTATGGCCTTCGGAAGTTTTCCGAAGGCCTTTTTTTGTACCAACAATAAGAGGGGTTTTTCAGATACTGCCGATAGCAGACTTGATCCTGGCTTTCAGTGTGCTACTCGCTGAAACCAAAGGCATTCTCACCCGGTCGTTGCCGATGCCAAGAGCGCTTACAATGGCTTTGATACCCGTAGGGTTTCCTTCTTCAGTAGTGAGCTGAATTACTTCATACAACTTGTGTAAAACATCGCTCGCCTTTGCAGCGTCACCGGCCAGCGAATGACGAACCATTCCACTGAACTCGGCTGGGAATGCATTGGCTATGACCGATATCACACCGCTACCTCCAATCGAAAGTATGGGCACAGTTAACACGTCATCTCCCGATATCAGCTGAAAGCCTTCAGGCATTGACCGGGCAACTTCTATGCACTGCACTAAATCGCCCGAAGCTTCTTTGATGGCAATGATATTGGGGTGCTTTGCCAGTTCCAGTGTAGTTGAAGCTTTAATATTGCAGCCAGTCCTTCCGGGTACGTTGTACAGTATGATGGGCAGCTTGCTATGGTCAGCCAGGTAGGTGAAATGCTGCAGTAATCCTGCCTGGTTGGGTTTATTATAATAAGGTGTAACGGAGAGTAGGGCCTTTAAAGGATATTGCTCCAACTGTGGCATGAAGTCTACAAGCTCTTTGGTATCGTAGCCACCAAGGCCAAACACAACGGGCAGGTTCTTGCTGTTGTTCTTGAAAACGAATGAAAGTATTTTGTGTTTTTCCGCTATGGAAAGAGTAACAGACTCACCTGTTGTGCCCAGCACCACCAGGTAGTCAACCCCGCCTTCGCTTACGTGATCAAGCACTTTCTTTAAAGCGTCGAAATCTATCTCCAGCTGTTCATTAAAAGGAGTAATCAGGGCTACCCCAGTCCCACTTAACCAATCATGCATTTGCCCTTAGTTTTTTGATATAGAAGTAAATCTTGTCGAGGAATACCTCGAAGTCAGTAGAAGGGTCAATGTGTATCATCAGTTGGTAGAAGTCTTTCCTTTCTACCATAAAGTGTCCAATCTTACACTTTGCATTCGCTCTGGATAAGATGTTGTCAACGAACTCATGAGATTCAGTATCTAAATTGATAAGGAAGTCAAAGTTGCGAGTCAAAAATAGGTCTATTTCTTCAGAAGTTAGCTTACCCCACACAGATAAGTTGTCAGTAGAGTAGCGGGGAATTCTATACTGGGAGGTGGCTTCCTTTTTTGGGAAGAAAGCCAATGTGGTCACTTCTTTTTTATCTATTTGAATTTGGCGAATGAAGCTTAGCACCTTTTCATAGTGCTCGTCGTTCAAATACTTGAAAATGATCCCTATTTGATCTGCATCAGAATAACCAGGTGACACTTGCAGTGTACTTTTTCTAATTGCTTTTT contains:
- a CDS encoding cation:proton antiporter, with translation MHLPILLTIGIIFGITILVVLACNYFKIPYLVGFLLTGIIVSPTTFGILNGATEVEVFAEIGVILLLFSVGLEFSIKNLLKIKKYVLVGGTLQVIFTILLSTLLSKLFGVSWNQAVFLGFIVTCSSTAIVIKQLQDRIEIPTSHGKLILAILLFQDIAIVPMMLLVPILSGQSSDWVMDIAILVLKLGALLAGAVLAARYLIPPFLATVMKTKSQEVFLIATIFIVCMITTITSYLGLSLALGAFIAGLIVAETDYNKLAISCFLPFRYVFISFFFISLGMLLDYRVFLENPLLVMMGVFLILIVKFFGGFLAGKSLRVSTKTAIISSLMIMQIGEFSFILVKAGFNQGLISETNFKVFIPVAIITMAITPLVIQNADRLSNIFAKTSSV
- the nagB gene encoding glucosamine-6-phosphate deaminase: MTTKTAKGYDFVAVPDIRTVDKKELTRFERIPTEILPTSQLASLTVAREIAELIKSKAAKGEKCVLGLATGSTPTQVYNQLVRMHKEEGLSFKNVITFNLDEYFPMQPNELQSYVRFMKEYLFDHVDIDMANVNIPDGTVAKEDVYEYCRNYEAKIDSVGGIDLQLLGIGRTGHIGFNEPGSSITSPTRMITLDHITRVDAASDFFAQENVPRHAITMGVGTIMKAKKIILMAWGEGKAKVIARTIEGEVSEQVPATYLQRHSNTQFYLDISASAELTRVKTPWLVGEVTWDDYLSKKAIIWLCQKMEKPVLKLTDRDYAEHGMSDLVTEHGPAYQINIRLFNELQHTITGWPGGKPNADDTHRPERAMPATKRAIIFSPHPDDDVISMGGTFIRLVDQGHEVHVAYQTSGNIAVFDDDVIRFADFFRDLRKEFNYSNPQETDLYKGVKEALKKKKPGEVDTPEVMKIKALIRRSEAKAGARYVGIPDEQMHFLDMPFYETGKVRKKPIGEDDIKLIMDLLDKVKPHQIYAAGDLSDPHGTHRVCLDAILQAVDRMKGEKWMDDCRVWLYRGAWQEWEIENIDMAVPISPDELMRKRKAIFKHQSQKDAAVFPGNDAREFWQRAEDRNHDTARIYDLLGLAEYEAIEAFRRYYF
- a CDS encoding nitrilase family protein, with protein sequence MEKKPIKIAVAQFQPKDGDKAYNLSVIDKLAKAASDRGADVISFHEMSVTAYTFFKNLSKDEVFGLAEAVPNGPSCQQLINISRKHNIAVLAGLVELDGDKVYNTYVCATKDGVIAKFRKLHPFISEYLSPGNEYVVFDLLGWKCGILICYDNNVVENVRATALLGAEVIFAPHVTMCTPSAMPGRGYVDDALWQKRDVDPVPLRMEFDGPKGRAWLLRWLPARAYDNGVYYVFTNPIGYDGEHLKNGNSLILDPYGDVLTEIKCFEDEISLATITPEKLTLAGGYRYRKARRPSLYKDIIGKEHESSTQPTWLKS
- a CDS encoding 2'-5' RNA ligase family protein, with the translated sequence MSESSSLFPAQRSQQVFEYLFLIHLKEIEKDVVALKDRVFNAIGSRYAGHHSTPHISLFNISSTDQMDHMLELMNISWMPSFQVDVNGFDYYSHGQKSRTLYVNIERKDSIVYLQKWLANFFRLRKHSYDPHITLGRTIPLDLFEKAWDDIKTLRFQKSFTCDRLVILKRKQQKEDPLKWGPYREIMLASN
- a CDS encoding gluconokinase; translation: MQYLVGLDIGTTSTKAVAFGIDGRQLKVVNNNYPLISPQEGWFEQNPGQIVNASEAALNTLVEQLGEKPLAVSISSAMHGLMLIGRNGEPITNLIIWADNRSDKEARQLKASKEGAAIYFASGTPIHPMSPLCKLLWLQKNRPDLMQRAEKFVSIKEYIIHRWTGEYLLDQSLASATGLYNNESTKWNDLALQVAGIREGQLPEVVPTTTILPKLKAGVAQQLGVEADTPVVIGASDGCLANLGSGVLDATTASLTIGTSSAYRKTIDKFVRDEKQSVFNYILTSDLYVVGGPSNNGGVVAQWFEKEFGDGEFDEQALRSVRPGSDGLIFLPYLLGERAPIWDPESKGVFFGVQMNHTKNHFYKAVWEGVFQAAHHIAETVDQVTGEVEKVVVSGGFAKSDYLIQTLSNVLQKPCWLCNSAESSAFGAAILGMHAIGELNDLKDASKLVHFEKEFLPDPAEAEVYRDGLEKSKRIYGRLKDEFN
- a CDS encoding Maf family protein produces the protein MNLRHPLILASNSPRRQQLLREAGFNFEVYTEQVDESYPAALEKTGVGEYLARKKSAFYCKKLSNAIIVTADTTVVLDNQLLEKPADEKEAFEMLTRLSGRSHDVITGVCIAAPDGTDAFSVSTRVTFKGLTNGEIDYYISNYKPFDKAGAYGIQEWIGMIGITGIEGSYFNVVGLPIQEVYQRLLKYRL
- a CDS encoding DUF1015 domain-containing protein; this translates as MAEIRPFKAWRYNYKLRKQIDELTSPLFDVVSEKQRARLYQNPHNSIHLSVPQGENAAWKAGQTLQQWKDEKVIVQDMVPGIYSYFQYFTLPGDTKEYCRKGFVAFIRAYDWSDKVLMRHESTMPHSVDDRVAILEETKLNVSPTHGLYTDSDFQIEAMLDAGIQQPIYEAEDYQGVRDVLGVVNDAASIRKIVSIMRDKQIILADGHHRYEGSLRYKKMQLAKEPTATGKEAFNYHMMYFTNTEAHDLRILPTHRLVKNISDFAPAQLLEKLAAYFIIKLVENASDVNEIILGKQWAFGLLMGDEAYKIRLKPECIDLIDWNFPDKIKELDLTVMHYFIFEKILGIAGKDQTRSEKISFERNFTECHSSVLSGEAQFAVITKDISIETIKEVCLSGYTLPQKSTYFYPKVICGFLFGSILEDEFTSPFDSSL